The Rhinoraja longicauda isolate Sanriku21f chromosome 17, sRhiLon1.1, whole genome shotgun sequence genome includes a region encoding these proteins:
- the nol8 gene encoding nucleolar protein 8 isoform X1 gives METANSLKRLFVGGLHHSVSESEIKEIFSSFGVVTTVDIVLRKDNKGNPLKAFGYVNVNISETELKRCMSVLNKSKWKGGKLQIELAKECFLHRLAQERQNAAENKHKPRVDSIAMVMESLKKAGVENFKIKSAVPGTEVPEHKDWIVSKFGRVLPILHLQQNNQKKIIKYDPSKYCHNIKKLDHVSDSGIKMPVTKLTWHLNEQDDETSKKKRGIFPTPTQTAKRKKLSPNKDCVESSTNSDYNVQRNKILSNSVKHNASNGFIEMTGNKFGVPASASYAGFKKQNLDKEETTASAQRNDRSKAHVACYDSDAEELELITEEQKCKTKVLSGTDVKEQDIPLEVVGDDYLLKHQTHWALKNSKSQTSKDNNNDTSNSSGSEYDSADTDEIISKIIPHKKLPEPKCNRKPDVVNSKTEVNVAKEDWESSGNSSNEDTVAENSQSSVDADYEEMTRNCYRIELSLTDLEQLVNKSSKLEETSQSEKSEMDFPKIDSLTPFAINLLPNSGIPPSQGTLSLDQKTIPANIFLDVQNEDNSDNEMTSNEQLSNLLPCKGTQCFSEVKKTNMKGGKIINNASQLNVRDETHKESVDKKEKVNGTRDVIFDSNSNCKPPPFKGRRFLQINTSTAVSPSFSVKHGLPASEEKSKSEMHKINNSAIMSGDEFEESKEEVKVEKKTTQHIKPTSSQKIEQSSSSSGTKIDHERNKIEPRARNDGSVPECLLIKNESSISPRNENTTYGLAAESPQNLEKRLLDNQKRLAALQKRQEETAVQKKLIQGALSDLTSQKPGKGKHVVFDSEEEFESVEDSYRAADANPSAESQDKKLVAKDFKTRTVGNLFDSEEEENDNDDHDERFKIKPQFEGKAGQKLLALQSRFGTDERFRMDERFLESEEENMEESAEVTVGSQNAEEDEYVAEKRRALNILKGVVQEGIEKTEDRKERVKSKYFKDVSALHYDPTRKDHTIYETKLEESNKESKTERKKRKIEEEKLPEVSKEIYYDINKDLKGMFTSNTKEKEVTLAKKDEIQLENQCPESREMPTIQHTFDDPSRNDAAKEDSSNFTFSFFEAATQDGNQKSEHYVTGQVPMSAFPWHEDPRFQDSSSEDEDDLENCENTTAKNLVAFPEKKTNLFFFFKDDQRLIDGPKIFCRTTHLEDGRDAWEENRALLIEEYRKKHKDARRKIKDKQ, from the exons ATGGAGACAGCCAATAGCTTGAAGCGTTTATTTGTTGGGGGATTGCATCACTCGGTTTCTGAAAGTGAAATTAAAGAGATATTTAGCTCATTTGGAGTTGTTACAACAGTAGATATTGTACTCAGGAAAGACAACAAAG GAAATCCTTTGAAGGCCTTTGGTTATGTAAATGTAAACATCTCAGAAACGGAATTAAAAAGAT GCATGTCAGTTCTGAATAAATCAAAATGGAAAGGTGGAAAGTTACAGATAGAATTGGCCAAAGAGTGCTTTTTGCATCG ACTTGCTCAAGAGCGACAGAATGCAGCTGAAAATAAGCACAAACCACGTGTTGACAGCATCGCAATGGTGATGGAGTCTCTAAAGAAAGCTGGTGTTGAAAATTTTAAGATTAAATCTGCTGTGCCAGGAACAGAAGTACCTGAACATAAG GACTGGATTGTGAGTAAATTTGGAAGAGTATTGCCCATTCTTCATCTCCAACAAAACAATCAGAAAAAAAT TATAAAGTATGATCCTTCTAAATATTGTCACAACATCAAGAAGCTTGATCATGTATCTGATTCAGGAATCAAAATGCCAGTAACCAAACTTACATGGCATCTTAATGAGCAGGATGATGAGACAAGTAAGAAAAAACGAGGGATTTTTCCTACTCCAACACAAACTGCAAAGAGGAAGAAGCTATCTCCCAACAAAGACTGTGTGGAGAGTTCCACTAATTCTGACTATAATGTTCAAAGAAATAAAATACTTTCAAACTCAGTCAAACACAATGCCAGTAATGGATTTATTGAGATGACAGGGAACAAGTTTGGTGTTCCCGCATCTGCTTCTTATGCAGGCTTCAAGAAACAGAACCTTGACAAGGAAGAAACTACCGCTTCCGCTCAAAGAAATGATAGATCAAAAGCTCACGTAGCATGCTATGATTCTGATGCTGAAGAACTGGAATTGATTACCGAAGAACAGAAATGCAAAACTAAAGTTTTAAGTGGAACAGATGTAAAAGAACAAGACATTCCATTGGAGGTGGTTGGTGACGATTACCTTTTAAAACACCAAACCCACTGGGCATTAAAGAACTCAAAGAGCCAGACGTCAAAAGACAATAACAATGATACATCGAACAGCAGTGGAAGTGAATATGATTCTGCTGACACGGATGAAATAATTTCAAAAATTATTCCACACAAAAAATTGCCAGAGCCAAAATGTAATAGAAAACCAGATGTTGTGAATAGCAAGACTGAAGTTAACGTTGCaaaagaggattgggaatctagtGGTAATAGCAGTAATGAGGATACAGTCGCTGAGAATTCGCAATCTAGTGTGGATGCTGATTATGAAGAAATGACACGTAATTGTTACCGAATAGAGCTGTCACTAACAGACCTTGAACAATTGGTAAATAAatcctccaaacttgaggaaactAGTCAATCGGAGAAAAGTGAAATGGACTTTCCTAAAATTGATTCATTAACCCCTTTTGCAATTAACCTCTTGCCAAATTCAGGCATACCACCTTCACAAGGCACACTTTCCTTGGACCAAAAGACTATACCAGCAAATATATTTTTGGATGTTCAGAATGAAGACAACAGTGACAATGAAATGACATCAAATGAACAGCTAAGTAACTTGCTTCCTTGTAAGGGCACTCAATGCTTTTCTGAAGTAAAGAAAACGAACATGAAAGGAGGCAAAATAATTAATAATGCTTCCCAGTTGAATGTGAGGGATGAAACGCATAAGGAGTCAGTTGACAAAAAGGAGAAAGTTAATGGAACCAGGGACGTGATTTTCGATTCCAATAGTAATTGCAAACCGCCACCTTTCAAAGGTAGAAGATTTCTTCAAATCAACACTTCCACTGCAGTCTCTCCGAGCTTCAGTGTTAAGCATGGTTTGCCTGCAAGTGAAGAAAAATCAAAATCTGAAATGCATAAAATTAACAACTCTGCAATAATGAGTGGAGATGAATTTGAAGAATCCAAAGAGGAAGTAAAAGTTGAGAAAAAAACAACACAGCATATAAAGCCAACCAGCTCTCAGAAGATTGaacaatcatcatcatcatctggcACCAAAattgaccatgagaggaataagaTAGAACCTAGAGCTAGAAATGATGGAAGTGTTCCTGAGTGTCTATTGATTAAAAACGAATCAAGTATTTCCCCCCGCAATGAAAATACTACTTATGGTTTAGCTGCAGAATCTCCTCAAAATTTAGAGAAGCGTTTACTGGACAATCAGAAACGACTGGCTGCTTTACAGAAGAGGCAGGAAGAGACGGCAGTGCAAAAGAAACTCATCCAGGGAGCCCTCTCTGATTTG ACAAGTCAGAAACCTGGCAAAGGAAAGCACGTTGTCTTTGATTCTGAGGAAGAGTTTGAAAGTGTTGAAGACAGTtacagagcagcagatgcaaatcCATCAGCAGAAAGTCAAGACAAAAAGCTTGTTGCAAAA GATTTCAAAACTAGAACCGTTGGGAACTTATTTGATAGTGAAGAGGAAGAAAATGACAATGATGATCATGATGAAAGATTCAAAATCAAACCTCAGTTTGAAGGAAAAGCTGGTCAGAAG CTCTTGGCCTTACAATCACGATTTGGTACTGATGAAAGGTTTCGCATGGATGAACGATTTTTGGAAAGTGAAGAAGAAAACATGG AAGAATCTGCAGAAGTTACTGTTGGAAGCCAGAATGCTGAGGAAGATGAGTATGTTGCAGAAAAAAGAAGAGCTCTGAATATCTTGAAAGGTGTTGTTCAAGAAGGCATTGAAAAGACTGAAGACAGGAAAGAACGAgtaaaatcaaaatattttaa AGATGTTTCTGCTCTGCATTATGATCCTACGAGAAAAGATCATACAATCTATGAAACCAAGTTGGAGGAATCCAATAAAGAGAG caaaacagaaagaaagaaaaggaaaatAGAGGAAGAGAAACTTCCTGAAGTATCAAAAGAAATCTATTATGACATTAATAAGGACTTGAAAGGAATGTTCACTTCCAATACCAAAGAAAAAGAAGTTACATTGGCTAAGAAAGATGAAATTCAGCTCGAAAATCAGTGTCCTGAATCTCGCGAAATGCCAACCATCCAGCACACATTTGATGACCCATCCAGAAATGATGCTGCAAAAGAAGATTCGTCTAATTTTACTTTTTCATTTTTTGAAGCTGCCACCCAAGATGGCAATCAAAAGTCAG
- the nol8 gene encoding nucleolar protein 8 isoform X3 translates to MSVLNKSKWKGGKLQIELAKECFLHRLAQERQNAAENKHKPRVDSIAMVMESLKKAGVENFKIKSAVPGTEVPEHKDWIVSKFGRVLPILHLQQNNQKKIIKYDPSKYCHNIKKLDHVSDSGIKMPVTKLTWHLNEQDDETSKKKRGIFPTPTQTAKRKKLSPNKDCVESSTNSDYNVQRNKILSNSVKHNASNGFIEMTGNKFGVPASASYAGFKKQNLDKEETTASAQRNDRSKAHVACYDSDAEELELITEEQKCKTKVLSGTDVKEQDIPLEVVGDDYLLKHQTHWALKNSKSQTSKDNNNDTSNSSGSEYDSADTDEIISKIIPHKKLPEPKCNRKPDVVNSKTEVNVAKEDWESSGNSSNEDTVAENSQSSVDADYEEMTRNCYRIELSLTDLEQLVNKSSKLEETSQSEKSEMDFPKIDSLTPFAINLLPNSGIPPSQGTLSLDQKTIPANIFLDVQNEDNSDNEMTSNEQLSNLLPCKGTQCFSEVKKTNMKGGKIINNASQLNVRDETHKESVDKKEKVNGTRDVIFDSNSNCKPPPFKGRRFLQINTSTAVSPSFSVKHGLPASEEKSKSEMHKINNSAIMSGDEFEESKEEVKVEKKTTQHIKPTSSQKIEQSSSSSGTKIDHERNKIEPRARNDGSVPECLLIKNESSISPRNENTTYGLAAESPQNLEKRLLDNQKRLAALQKRQEETAVQKKLIQGALSDLTSQKPGKGKHVVFDSEEEFESVEDSYRAADANPSAESQDKKLVAKDFKTRTVGNLFDSEEEENDNDDHDERFKIKPQFEGKAGQKLLALQSRFGTDERFRMDERFLESEEENMEESAEVTVGSQNAEEDEYVAEKRRALNILKGVVQEGIEKTEDRKERVKSKYFKDVSALHYDPTRKDHTIYETKLEESNKESKTERKKRKIEEEKLPEVSKEIYYDINKDLKGMFTSNTKEKEVTLAKKDEIQLENQCPESREMPTIQHTFDDPSRNDAAKEDSSNFTFSFFEAATQDGNQKSEHYVTGQVPMSAFPWHEDPRFQDSSSEDEDDLENCENTTAKNLVAFPEKKTNLFFFFKDDQRLIDGPKIFCRTTHLEDGRDAWEENRALLIEEYRKKHKDARRKIKDKQ, encoded by the exons ATGTCAGTTCTGAATAAATCAAAATGGAAAGGTGGAAAGTTACAGATAGAATTGGCCAAAGAGTGCTTTTTGCATCG ACTTGCTCAAGAGCGACAGAATGCAGCTGAAAATAAGCACAAACCACGTGTTGACAGCATCGCAATGGTGATGGAGTCTCTAAAGAAAGCTGGTGTTGAAAATTTTAAGATTAAATCTGCTGTGCCAGGAACAGAAGTACCTGAACATAAG GACTGGATTGTGAGTAAATTTGGAAGAGTATTGCCCATTCTTCATCTCCAACAAAACAATCAGAAAAAAAT TATAAAGTATGATCCTTCTAAATATTGTCACAACATCAAGAAGCTTGATCATGTATCTGATTCAGGAATCAAAATGCCAGTAACCAAACTTACATGGCATCTTAATGAGCAGGATGATGAGACAAGTAAGAAAAAACGAGGGATTTTTCCTACTCCAACACAAACTGCAAAGAGGAAGAAGCTATCTCCCAACAAAGACTGTGTGGAGAGTTCCACTAATTCTGACTATAATGTTCAAAGAAATAAAATACTTTCAAACTCAGTCAAACACAATGCCAGTAATGGATTTATTGAGATGACAGGGAACAAGTTTGGTGTTCCCGCATCTGCTTCTTATGCAGGCTTCAAGAAACAGAACCTTGACAAGGAAGAAACTACCGCTTCCGCTCAAAGAAATGATAGATCAAAAGCTCACGTAGCATGCTATGATTCTGATGCTGAAGAACTGGAATTGATTACCGAAGAACAGAAATGCAAAACTAAAGTTTTAAGTGGAACAGATGTAAAAGAACAAGACATTCCATTGGAGGTGGTTGGTGACGATTACCTTTTAAAACACCAAACCCACTGGGCATTAAAGAACTCAAAGAGCCAGACGTCAAAAGACAATAACAATGATACATCGAACAGCAGTGGAAGTGAATATGATTCTGCTGACACGGATGAAATAATTTCAAAAATTATTCCACACAAAAAATTGCCAGAGCCAAAATGTAATAGAAAACCAGATGTTGTGAATAGCAAGACTGAAGTTAACGTTGCaaaagaggattgggaatctagtGGTAATAGCAGTAATGAGGATACAGTCGCTGAGAATTCGCAATCTAGTGTGGATGCTGATTATGAAGAAATGACACGTAATTGTTACCGAATAGAGCTGTCACTAACAGACCTTGAACAATTGGTAAATAAatcctccaaacttgaggaaactAGTCAATCGGAGAAAAGTGAAATGGACTTTCCTAAAATTGATTCATTAACCCCTTTTGCAATTAACCTCTTGCCAAATTCAGGCATACCACCTTCACAAGGCACACTTTCCTTGGACCAAAAGACTATACCAGCAAATATATTTTTGGATGTTCAGAATGAAGACAACAGTGACAATGAAATGACATCAAATGAACAGCTAAGTAACTTGCTTCCTTGTAAGGGCACTCAATGCTTTTCTGAAGTAAAGAAAACGAACATGAAAGGAGGCAAAATAATTAATAATGCTTCCCAGTTGAATGTGAGGGATGAAACGCATAAGGAGTCAGTTGACAAAAAGGAGAAAGTTAATGGAACCAGGGACGTGATTTTCGATTCCAATAGTAATTGCAAACCGCCACCTTTCAAAGGTAGAAGATTTCTTCAAATCAACACTTCCACTGCAGTCTCTCCGAGCTTCAGTGTTAAGCATGGTTTGCCTGCAAGTGAAGAAAAATCAAAATCTGAAATGCATAAAATTAACAACTCTGCAATAATGAGTGGAGATGAATTTGAAGAATCCAAAGAGGAAGTAAAAGTTGAGAAAAAAACAACACAGCATATAAAGCCAACCAGCTCTCAGAAGATTGaacaatcatcatcatcatctggcACCAAAattgaccatgagaggaataagaTAGAACCTAGAGCTAGAAATGATGGAAGTGTTCCTGAGTGTCTATTGATTAAAAACGAATCAAGTATTTCCCCCCGCAATGAAAATACTACTTATGGTTTAGCTGCAGAATCTCCTCAAAATTTAGAGAAGCGTTTACTGGACAATCAGAAACGACTGGCTGCTTTACAGAAGAGGCAGGAAGAGACGGCAGTGCAAAAGAAACTCATCCAGGGAGCCCTCTCTGATTTG ACAAGTCAGAAACCTGGCAAAGGAAAGCACGTTGTCTTTGATTCTGAGGAAGAGTTTGAAAGTGTTGAAGACAGTtacagagcagcagatgcaaatcCATCAGCAGAAAGTCAAGACAAAAAGCTTGTTGCAAAA GATTTCAAAACTAGAACCGTTGGGAACTTATTTGATAGTGAAGAGGAAGAAAATGACAATGATGATCATGATGAAAGATTCAAAATCAAACCTCAGTTTGAAGGAAAAGCTGGTCAGAAG CTCTTGGCCTTACAATCACGATTTGGTACTGATGAAAGGTTTCGCATGGATGAACGATTTTTGGAAAGTGAAGAAGAAAACATGG AAGAATCTGCAGAAGTTACTGTTGGAAGCCAGAATGCTGAGGAAGATGAGTATGTTGCAGAAAAAAGAAGAGCTCTGAATATCTTGAAAGGTGTTGTTCAAGAAGGCATTGAAAAGACTGAAGACAGGAAAGAACGAgtaaaatcaaaatattttaa AGATGTTTCTGCTCTGCATTATGATCCTACGAGAAAAGATCATACAATCTATGAAACCAAGTTGGAGGAATCCAATAAAGAGAG caaaacagaaagaaagaaaaggaaaatAGAGGAAGAGAAACTTCCTGAAGTATCAAAAGAAATCTATTATGACATTAATAAGGACTTGAAAGGAATGTTCACTTCCAATACCAAAGAAAAAGAAGTTACATTGGCTAAGAAAGATGAAATTCAGCTCGAAAATCAGTGTCCTGAATCTCGCGAAATGCCAACCATCCAGCACACATTTGATGACCCATCCAGAAATGATGCTGCAAAAGAAGATTCGTCTAATTTTACTTTTTCATTTTTTGAAGCTGCCACCCAAGATGGCAATCAAAAGTCAG
- the nol8 gene encoding nucleolar protein 8 isoform X2, whose amino-acid sequence MGNPLKAFGYVNVNISETELKRCMSVLNKSKWKGGKLQIELAKECFLHRLAQERQNAAENKHKPRVDSIAMVMESLKKAGVENFKIKSAVPGTEVPEHKDWIVSKFGRVLPILHLQQNNQKKIIKYDPSKYCHNIKKLDHVSDSGIKMPVTKLTWHLNEQDDETSKKKRGIFPTPTQTAKRKKLSPNKDCVESSTNSDYNVQRNKILSNSVKHNASNGFIEMTGNKFGVPASASYAGFKKQNLDKEETTASAQRNDRSKAHVACYDSDAEELELITEEQKCKTKVLSGTDVKEQDIPLEVVGDDYLLKHQTHWALKNSKSQTSKDNNNDTSNSSGSEYDSADTDEIISKIIPHKKLPEPKCNRKPDVVNSKTEVNVAKEDWESSGNSSNEDTVAENSQSSVDADYEEMTRNCYRIELSLTDLEQLVNKSSKLEETSQSEKSEMDFPKIDSLTPFAINLLPNSGIPPSQGTLSLDQKTIPANIFLDVQNEDNSDNEMTSNEQLSNLLPCKGTQCFSEVKKTNMKGGKIINNASQLNVRDETHKESVDKKEKVNGTRDVIFDSNSNCKPPPFKGRRFLQINTSTAVSPSFSVKHGLPASEEKSKSEMHKINNSAIMSGDEFEESKEEVKVEKKTTQHIKPTSSQKIEQSSSSSGTKIDHERNKIEPRARNDGSVPECLLIKNESSISPRNENTTYGLAAESPQNLEKRLLDNQKRLAALQKRQEETAVQKKLIQGALSDLTSQKPGKGKHVVFDSEEEFESVEDSYRAADANPSAESQDKKLVAKDFKTRTVGNLFDSEEEENDNDDHDERFKIKPQFEGKAGQKLLALQSRFGTDERFRMDERFLESEEENMEESAEVTVGSQNAEEDEYVAEKRRALNILKGVVQEGIEKTEDRKERVKSKYFKDVSALHYDPTRKDHTIYETKLEESNKESKTERKKRKIEEEKLPEVSKEIYYDINKDLKGMFTSNTKEKEVTLAKKDEIQLENQCPESREMPTIQHTFDDPSRNDAAKEDSSNFTFSFFEAATQDGNQKSEHYVTGQVPMSAFPWHEDPRFQDSSSEDEDDLENCENTTAKNLVAFPEKKTNLFFFFKDDQRLIDGPKIFCRTTHLEDGRDAWEENRALLIEEYRKKHKDARRKIKDKQ is encoded by the exons ATGG GAAATCCTTTGAAGGCCTTTGGTTATGTAAATGTAAACATCTCAGAAACGGAATTAAAAAGAT GCATGTCAGTTCTGAATAAATCAAAATGGAAAGGTGGAAAGTTACAGATAGAATTGGCCAAAGAGTGCTTTTTGCATCG ACTTGCTCAAGAGCGACAGAATGCAGCTGAAAATAAGCACAAACCACGTGTTGACAGCATCGCAATGGTGATGGAGTCTCTAAAGAAAGCTGGTGTTGAAAATTTTAAGATTAAATCTGCTGTGCCAGGAACAGAAGTACCTGAACATAAG GACTGGATTGTGAGTAAATTTGGAAGAGTATTGCCCATTCTTCATCTCCAACAAAACAATCAGAAAAAAAT TATAAAGTATGATCCTTCTAAATATTGTCACAACATCAAGAAGCTTGATCATGTATCTGATTCAGGAATCAAAATGCCAGTAACCAAACTTACATGGCATCTTAATGAGCAGGATGATGAGACAAGTAAGAAAAAACGAGGGATTTTTCCTACTCCAACACAAACTGCAAAGAGGAAGAAGCTATCTCCCAACAAAGACTGTGTGGAGAGTTCCACTAATTCTGACTATAATGTTCAAAGAAATAAAATACTTTCAAACTCAGTCAAACACAATGCCAGTAATGGATTTATTGAGATGACAGGGAACAAGTTTGGTGTTCCCGCATCTGCTTCTTATGCAGGCTTCAAGAAACAGAACCTTGACAAGGAAGAAACTACCGCTTCCGCTCAAAGAAATGATAGATCAAAAGCTCACGTAGCATGCTATGATTCTGATGCTGAAGAACTGGAATTGATTACCGAAGAACAGAAATGCAAAACTAAAGTTTTAAGTGGAACAGATGTAAAAGAACAAGACATTCCATTGGAGGTGGTTGGTGACGATTACCTTTTAAAACACCAAACCCACTGGGCATTAAAGAACTCAAAGAGCCAGACGTCAAAAGACAATAACAATGATACATCGAACAGCAGTGGAAGTGAATATGATTCTGCTGACACGGATGAAATAATTTCAAAAATTATTCCACACAAAAAATTGCCAGAGCCAAAATGTAATAGAAAACCAGATGTTGTGAATAGCAAGACTGAAGTTAACGTTGCaaaagaggattgggaatctagtGGTAATAGCAGTAATGAGGATACAGTCGCTGAGAATTCGCAATCTAGTGTGGATGCTGATTATGAAGAAATGACACGTAATTGTTACCGAATAGAGCTGTCACTAACAGACCTTGAACAATTGGTAAATAAatcctccaaacttgaggaaactAGTCAATCGGAGAAAAGTGAAATGGACTTTCCTAAAATTGATTCATTAACCCCTTTTGCAATTAACCTCTTGCCAAATTCAGGCATACCACCTTCACAAGGCACACTTTCCTTGGACCAAAAGACTATACCAGCAAATATATTTTTGGATGTTCAGAATGAAGACAACAGTGACAATGAAATGACATCAAATGAACAGCTAAGTAACTTGCTTCCTTGTAAGGGCACTCAATGCTTTTCTGAAGTAAAGAAAACGAACATGAAAGGAGGCAAAATAATTAATAATGCTTCCCAGTTGAATGTGAGGGATGAAACGCATAAGGAGTCAGTTGACAAAAAGGAGAAAGTTAATGGAACCAGGGACGTGATTTTCGATTCCAATAGTAATTGCAAACCGCCACCTTTCAAAGGTAGAAGATTTCTTCAAATCAACACTTCCACTGCAGTCTCTCCGAGCTTCAGTGTTAAGCATGGTTTGCCTGCAAGTGAAGAAAAATCAAAATCTGAAATGCATAAAATTAACAACTCTGCAATAATGAGTGGAGATGAATTTGAAGAATCCAAAGAGGAAGTAAAAGTTGAGAAAAAAACAACACAGCATATAAAGCCAACCAGCTCTCAGAAGATTGaacaatcatcatcatcatctggcACCAAAattgaccatgagaggaataagaTAGAACCTAGAGCTAGAAATGATGGAAGTGTTCCTGAGTGTCTATTGATTAAAAACGAATCAAGTATTTCCCCCCGCAATGAAAATACTACTTATGGTTTAGCTGCAGAATCTCCTCAAAATTTAGAGAAGCGTTTACTGGACAATCAGAAACGACTGGCTGCTTTACAGAAGAGGCAGGAAGAGACGGCAGTGCAAAAGAAACTCATCCAGGGAGCCCTCTCTGATTTG ACAAGTCAGAAACCTGGCAAAGGAAAGCACGTTGTCTTTGATTCTGAGGAAGAGTTTGAAAGTGTTGAAGACAGTtacagagcagcagatgcaaatcCATCAGCAGAAAGTCAAGACAAAAAGCTTGTTGCAAAA GATTTCAAAACTAGAACCGTTGGGAACTTATTTGATAGTGAAGAGGAAGAAAATGACAATGATGATCATGATGAAAGATTCAAAATCAAACCTCAGTTTGAAGGAAAAGCTGGTCAGAAG CTCTTGGCCTTACAATCACGATTTGGTACTGATGAAAGGTTTCGCATGGATGAACGATTTTTGGAAAGTGAAGAAGAAAACATGG AAGAATCTGCAGAAGTTACTGTTGGAAGCCAGAATGCTGAGGAAGATGAGTATGTTGCAGAAAAAAGAAGAGCTCTGAATATCTTGAAAGGTGTTGTTCAAGAAGGCATTGAAAAGACTGAAGACAGGAAAGAACGAgtaaaatcaaaatattttaa AGATGTTTCTGCTCTGCATTATGATCCTACGAGAAAAGATCATACAATCTATGAAACCAAGTTGGAGGAATCCAATAAAGAGAG caaaacagaaagaaagaaaaggaaaatAGAGGAAGAGAAACTTCCTGAAGTATCAAAAGAAATCTATTATGACATTAATAAGGACTTGAAAGGAATGTTCACTTCCAATACCAAAGAAAAAGAAGTTACATTGGCTAAGAAAGATGAAATTCAGCTCGAAAATCAGTGTCCTGAATCTCGCGAAATGCCAACCATCCAGCACACATTTGATGACCCATCCAGAAATGATGCTGCAAAAGAAGATTCGTCTAATTTTACTTTTTCATTTTTTGAAGCTGCCACCCAAGATGGCAATCAAAAGTCAG